The genomic segment AATTTATGTTGCTATTTAGCAACATAAATTTATTTACAGTGTTTACAGCTTTTTACGCTAGCTACGATATTTAGACGTTCTATTATATTTCCGATCTTCTTTTCTAGTGCTTCTTGGTATTTGCCAAGCTCAGCATCATCGTAGCTCACATCCTCGACGCTTCCACAGCTTTCGCAAACTACATGAATATGTGGATATTCGTAGATGTCATATCTAGCCTTTTGATTGACGATATTTACTTCAACTACAAGACCTTCGTCTTTTAAAGTATTTAAATTTTTATAAACCGTTGCTAGAGAAACCGATGGGCTCTCTTTTAAAATTTCATCATAAAGCTCATCAATCGTTGGATGCGTGTGGCGATCAAGAATTCTTAAAACGCTAAGGCGTTGTGGCGTGACTTTTAGCCCAGATTGCTTTAATAATGATACGTATTGCATAGTGCTTTTCCTTACTTTTATTTTGGCTTATGCTAGCAAAAATAATATTAAACGTTACTTTATTAAATGATATTAATTATTTTCTAGTAAATTTTTGGTAATCTGCTCGGCACTTATACCAAGATACTTTTCGACCTCAGCAGTTGAACCATGCGGGATAAATTTATCTTCATACTCAAAGCTAATGACGCTTATATTTGAAATTTTATTTTCTTGTAAAAATGCACTTACTATCTCGCCAATACCGCCTTTTTTGGCACTATCACTAAAGATATACCACTTTTTAGTGCGTTTTGCAAGACCTAATAAAAGCTCACTATCAAGCGGCTTTGCAAAGACAAGATCAACCAATATCGTATCAAGCTTACTAGCAAGTAAATTTCTGACCAAATTTGCCTTGCCAACACCGTTACCATAGCCTAAAAATGCAATATCACTCTTTGCGTCAGCTAAAATTTCACCCTTGCCAAACTCAAGCGGTTTAGCTTCAAACTCATCTCTTAAGATAAATGCCCCACGCGGATATCTAAATGCGCTAACACCCTTGTAAGGGTAGGCAAATTCCATAACATTTTTCATGCTCTCTTCGCATCTTGGGGCAAAAAGAACCATATTTGGCACAGCATTTAAAAAGCTAATGTCAAACGCACCTTGATGCGTTTCGCCGTCCTCGCCCACTATGCCCGCCCTATCCATCGCAAAGGTGATGTTTAAATTTAAAATAGAAGCGTCGTGAATGACTTGATCATAAGCTCTTTGCATAAATGTCGAATATATCGCAACAAATGGCTTAAATCCCTCTTTTGCCATAGCTGACATCGATGTGACTGCATGTTGCTCGGCTATCGCCACATCCCAAAAGCGGTCTGGAAATTCTTGTATCAAAGCATCCATGCCAGTGCCTGTTGGCATAGCTGCTGTGACGCCTACGATATCGCTATGTTCTCTTGCCATCTTTAAAAGCTGTTCACTAAAGATCGCAGTGGCTGACTTATTTGACTGTCTTTTGATAAATTCGCCACTTTTTAGATCAAATGGCCCAACTCCGTGCCAATTTTCATAATAACCCTCGGCAAATTCATATCCTTTGCCTTTTAGCGTCTGCACATGTACTATAACTGGCTTTTTCATACTTTTAGCTGTCGCAAAGGTGCTAAGAAGCGCTGAGAGGTCGTGTCCGTCGACTGGGCCTATATATTCAAGTCCAAGCTCTTCAAAAAACATGCCTGGAGTAATTAGCCTAATACCCTCCTCCATGCGCCTGGCCATATATGCTGCAGAGTCTGGCATATAACTTAGAAATTTCTCAACTCTGCCTTTAAATTTTTGATAAAACTGCCCAGCCATCATCTGGCTTAGATACTTGCTAAGCGCGCCTATAGGCTTGCTTATACTCATCTCGTTGTCGTTTAGGATGATGACGCAAGGATATTTTCTGTCTCCCAGCTCATTTAGCGCCTCGTACGCCATTCCGCCACTTAGTGAGCCATCACCTATGACAGTTATTGGGATACGATCTTCGTTTTTAAGTTTTATCGCCTTTGCAGCACCAACTGCAAGTGAAATGGATGTCGAGCTATGACCTGCCACAAAGTAGTCAAATTTACTCTCGCTTGGCTTTGTATAGCCACTGATGCCGTTAAATTTTCTAAGCGTATCAAAGCTCTCCCAGCGTCCAGTCAGCAGCTTATGTGCATAGCTTTGGTGGCTCACATCAAAAATAAATGGATCTTTTGTCACATCAAAAATTTTATGCATCGCCACAATGATCTCAACTGCACCGATGTTTGAGCTAAGGTGACCGCCATTTTTGCTAACAGTAGCTAAAATTTTATCCCTGATGTCATGACAAAGTGCGTTTAGTTCATCAACATCTAAACTTTTAACGTCTTTATTCATTATTTACCAGCATTTTTAGTTTTTCTAGCCTTGTTTGCATAGTTGCATCGATATTGCCACCATCACTTATAATAACCACACCGCCTTTGCTTATAGCATCATCAGCGCTTATCTTGACATGTTCATTATTGCTAAATTGCTCTTTTATATATTCGCTATCTTCGGGATTTACGCGAATTTCTATATTTTTAACATTACTTAGCTCTTTTATAAGCGAGCTTGCTAGATGATGAGCGATCTGACTTGAAGAGGTTGAAATTTCTTTATCGATTACTTCTTTTGCGATTTTTATAGCAGTTTGCCCAAGCTCTTCTTCGATCTTCTTTAAAAACTCATCAAATTTAACATACTGCTCATCTAGCTTTGCAGCTGAAGCGCTAAATCTAGCCTCTAACTCATTTATCCTTGCTTCATTTGCTGCATTTGCCTGGGCGATGCCCTCATTTTTACCATCTTCTTTTGCACGAGAAATTTCAGCCTCAAGGCGTTTAGCAAATTCGCTCTCTTGGTTTTCTATTTGCATTTGAAGTTTGATGATGTTGCTGCTTAGCTCATCTGTTTTTTTAAGCAGTTCTTCGACAAAGCTTGACTCGCCTGCTTGCTGTATTTGTGGACTTTGAGCCTGAGAAGCAAAGTGGTTTTGTGAGTTTGTCTGCGTTTGGTGGCTAGCTTGAGGAATGAAATTTTCACCCTTTTGCCCAAAATTTTGCTCACTTAGCTCTTCACTAAGATTATTTTCTTCTATCAATACAGGAGCACTATCTGCAGCTCGCTCTCCAACTCCAAGTACTTTAAATCTGTAATTTTCTATAAAGTGAGCTGGAGAAGTTTCACTGGTTATTACGCTGCTTTTCATTCTATCATCTCATCTGCTTCGCCGACTTGGAACACACCTTGATCAGCTAGAGTTTGTACTGTCTCTACTATGCGTCTTTGAGCCTCTTCAACATCTTTTACACGCACCGCACCAAGATATTGCATCTCCTCTTTGAAGGCTTCTGCTGCACGCTGAGACATATTTGATAAAAATTTATCCTTTATGCCATCGCTTGAGCCTTTAAATGCGACCATAAGGTCTTTTTTATCGACATTTTTAAGAATTTCTCTAATCGCAGTTGCGTTAAGGTTGATAATATCTTCAAAGGTAAACATAAGCTCTTTAATCGTTGTTGCAAGCTTATCATCACTTTGTTCGATGCGTTCGATCGTACTTTTGCTGGCTTTTTGTCCAAGTCTATTAAGCACTTCTGCCACAGCTCTTGGACCGCCAACTTCGACTTTATAAGATGTAAGACTTTCGAGTTTACCCTCAAGTACGGTTGAAACACGCTTAATCACCGATGGGCTAATATCACCAAGATTTGCCATTCTAATGACAACTTCGCTTCTTAGCTCATCTGAGAAAAAGCTAAGCGTTTCAGCAGCGCTCGTTGAGTCCATGTGAGCTAGTATTAGTGCGATGGTTTGAGGGTGCTCTTTTATGATAAAGTCTGCAAGCTGTTGTGGTTTTATCTTATCAAGATAGCCAAAGCTTTTTGAGTTTTCCATACTTTTTGCAAGCTTGTCTAAAATTTTCTGAGCAGCCTCTGGACCAAATGTGCGGTAAAGAATTTCTTTTGCGTACTCCAAACCACCACTTCTCATATATTGATTTGACTGCATTAGCGCGTAAAATTCTTCTAGCACAGCACTTGCGACTTGCTTGTCAATGTTTTTCGCAGTTGCGATATAGCCTGAAATTTCAGTGATAACATCAACATCCATATGAGAAAATATAAGAGCAGTTGCCTCTTCGCCAAGCTGAATCAGCAAAATAGCAATCTTTTCAGGCATCGATAGATCATCATAAATCATTTTTTGCTTATCATTTAGCTTTATTGACATCAAATTTCCTTACGCATATTAAAGTCGCTGTCATTTTTTACCATATCTTGAAGTAGCATTGCTATCTCTTCATTTCTCTCTGTGATGACCGTTCTCATTTTCTCAAGTAAAACATCGTATTTTAGTTCATCTTCATTAAACTCGCCACTAAGCCCTAATTGCTCTTCGACCTTTTTACGAGCAGCTTTAAATTTCTCAAGTGTATCTTCAGCATCTACCTCAATATCTTCAAGTCCATCTTGAACTTGCTCCTCTTCTTCTTTTGTCTCTTCAAGCATCTTTTGCATAAATGGCACAATGACTTTTTTATAGAAAATATAAAGCAACAATGCTGCAAAAATATATTTTAGTAGCGGCATAAATGGCACTACATAGTTATTCACAAAGCCATCCATCTTCTCACTAGTGCTTATATCTTTGCCGGTTTTAAACTCAAAGTTATCTAAGCTTACTTCATCGCCCCTATTTTGGTTATAGCCGATTGATTGTTTGATTAAATTTGTGATTGACTCTCTTTGCTCTTTGGTAAGTGGGGCAAATTCAAGCTCGCCAGTTGGCTTGCCGTCTTTGTCTTTTTTGCTCTGATAAAGTCCGTCTATAACGACAGCCGCACTCACTCTATTTATGCTAGCAAACTGCCCTTTGATGCTTGTTACTTTCTTTGAAATTTCATAGTTTGTCTGCTGTGAGCTTTTATTGTACTGCTCTTTTAAAGTGCTGTCATCTAGCCCTTGAACAGGGCCAATGTTGCTAACCGCACCTGGTACGCCGCCCACTTCATTTGGTGCTGAGCCTTGGCGTTTTTCCTCGATGTTGCTTTCACTTCTAACAACGTTATTTGGGTCATAAACTTCACTTTT from the Campylobacter concisus genome contains:
- the fliF gene encoding flagellar basal-body MS-ring/collar protein FliF yields the protein MDFKALLHQISQIYQKLSLKQKIVAGSSIVLVVAFLVFLTLYKSKSDSFAGYSVLFENISPSDSALIVDQLNKDGIKYKLANEGTILVPTSDVYKERIAVATLGIPKESKIGFEIFDKQEFGATDAEQRVKFQRALEGELARTIESLSSIQKATVRIAIPKESVFTERQALPTASIVVELKPGVSLNAKQIFGIKNLVAASVTNLSTENVKIVNQDGVALGDEDGEFDSDAIAQQIRYKREFENNYEQKIVNVLAPIVGGADKVVAKVNIDFDFDKKDTKSEVYDPNNVVRSESNIEEKRQGSAPNEVGGVPGAVSNIGPVQGLDDSTLKEQYNKSSQQTNYEISKKVTSIKGQFASINRVSAAVVIDGLYQSKKDKDGKPTGELEFAPLTKEQRESITNLIKQSIGYNQNRGDEVSLDNFEFKTGKDISTSEKMDGFVNNYVVPFMPLLKYIFAALLLYIFYKKVIVPFMQKMLEETKEEEEQVQDGLEDIEVDAEDTLEKFKAARKKVEEQLGLSGEFNEDELKYDVLLEKMRTVITERNEEIAMLLQDMVKNDSDFNMRKEI
- a CDS encoding Fur family transcriptional regulator, encoding MQYVSLLKQSGLKVTPQRLSVLRILDRHTHPTIDELYDEILKESPSVSLATVYKNLNTLKDEGLVVEVNIVNQKARYDIYEYPHIHVVCESCGSVEDVSYDDAELGKYQEALEKKIGNIIERLNIVASVKSCKHCK
- the fliH gene encoding flagellar assembly protein FliH, coding for MKSSVITSETSPAHFIENYRFKVLGVGERAADSAPVLIEENNLSEELSEQNFGQKGENFIPQASHQTQTNSQNHFASQAQSPQIQQAGESSFVEELLKKTDELSSNIIKLQMQIENQESEFAKRLEAEISRAKEDGKNEGIAQANAANEARINELEARFSASAAKLDEQYVKFDEFLKKIEEELGQTAIKIAKEVIDKEISTSSSQIAHHLASSLIKELSNVKNIEIRVNPEDSEYIKEQFSNNEHVKISADDAISKGGVVIISDGGNIDATMQTRLEKLKMLVNNE
- the fliG gene encoding flagellar motor switch protein FliG → MSIKLNDKQKMIYDDLSMPEKIAILLIQLGEEATALIFSHMDVDVITEISGYIATAKNIDKQVASAVLEEFYALMQSNQYMRSGGLEYAKEILYRTFGPEAAQKILDKLAKSMENSKSFGYLDKIKPQQLADFIIKEHPQTIALILAHMDSTSAAETLSFFSDELRSEVVIRMANLGDISPSVIKRVSTVLEGKLESLTSYKVEVGGPRAVAEVLNRLGQKASKSTIERIEQSDDKLATTIKELMFTFEDIINLNATAIREILKNVDKKDLMVAFKGSSDGIKDKFLSNMSQRAAEAFKEEMQYLGAVRVKDVEEAQRRIVETVQTLADQGVFQVGEADEMIE
- the dxs gene encoding 1-deoxy-D-xylulose-5-phosphate synthase, whose translation is MNKDVKSLDVDELNALCHDIRDKILATVSKNGGHLSSNIGAVEIIVAMHKIFDVTKDPFIFDVSHQSYAHKLLTGRWESFDTLRKFNGISGYTKPSESKFDYFVAGHSSTSISLAVGAAKAIKLKNEDRIPITVIGDGSLSGGMAYEALNELGDRKYPCVIILNDNEMSISKPIGALSKYLSQMMAGQFYQKFKGRVEKFLSYMPDSAAYMARRMEEGIRLITPGMFFEELGLEYIGPVDGHDLSALLSTFATAKSMKKPVIVHVQTLKGKGYEFAEGYYENWHGVGPFDLKSGEFIKRQSNKSATAIFSEQLLKMAREHSDIVGVTAAMPTGTGMDALIQEFPDRFWDVAIAEQHAVTSMSAMAKEGFKPFVAIYSTFMQRAYDQVIHDASILNLNITFAMDRAGIVGEDGETHQGAFDISFLNAVPNMVLFAPRCEESMKNVMEFAYPYKGVSAFRYPRGAFILRDEFEAKPLEFGKGEILADAKSDIAFLGYGNGVGKANLVRNLLASKLDTILVDLVFAKPLDSELLLGLAKRTKKWYIFSDSAKKGGIGEIVSAFLQENKISNISVISFEYEDKFIPHGSTAEVEKYLGISAEQITKNLLENN